Part of the Kitasatospora sp. NBC_00374 genome is shown below.
TGCCCGGGGGTCGGCATGATGCGCGCCGCGATCCCGAAGTCCTCCAGACCGGTCTCGCCGCTGATCTGTACGCCGGGTTCGACGGGTTCGGCCCGGACGTGCAGCTTTCTGTTCCGGTCCATCAGACGGCCCATCGGACCGGTGGGCAGGTACGGTTCGCGGACCCGGCCCGTCCGGTACGGCCCGAGGTCGGCGATGTGGCCGGCCACGGGTGCGCCGGTCAGGCGGTGCAGCTCCGCGGCGGAGCCGAAGTGGTCGATGTGGCCGTGGGTGATGACGATCAGCGAGATGTCGGCCGGGTCGACACCGTGCCTGGCGACCTGCTCGTAGATCTTCCGGCCGCTTCCGGGGGTCCCGGCGTCGACGATGACGGGCCGTCGGCCGAGCAGCAGGTACGCGTTGACGGCGTGCCGGCCCAGGACCGGGATCGGTACGACCTTCGTGCGGGACATGGCTGTCTCCTTGGGGTTGGGTGGTGGCCGGCCGTGCGGGCATGGCCGGGAGCCGCCGGGCGGCGGTCGGCGGGGCTCAGGAGGTGGGGCGCAGGAGGTGGGGCGCGAGCCGGCGGTCAGAATCGGCGGCGGTACTCGGCCGGAGTGGTTCCCAGACGTCGCTGGAAGGAGCGGTGCAGGGTCTCCACCGAGCCGAGGCCGCTGGCGGCGGCGATCTCCGGGAGACTCCGGTCGGTCTCCTCCAGCAGTCGGCGGGCGGCCTCCAGCCGGGCGGACTCCACGTAGGCGGCCGGCGTGGTCGCGGTGCGCCGGCGGAACAGCCGGGAGAAGTGGCGCACACTCAGGTGCAGCCGCGCGGCGAGTGCCTCGGCCGAGAGGTCCTCCGCCAGATGCTCGGCGATCCACACCCGCAGGTCGTCGATCCGGTCACCGGCGGAGGTCTGGACGGAGAGCGGC
Proteins encoded:
- a CDS encoding MBL fold metallo-hydrolase; this encodes MSRTKVVPIPVLGRHAVNAYLLLGRRPVIVDAGTPGSGRKIYEQVARHGVDPADISLIVITHGHIDHFGSAAELHRLTGAPVAGHIADLGPYRTGRVREPYLPTGPMGRLMDRNRKLHVRAEPVEPGVQISGETGLEDFGIAARIMPTPGHTAGSISVLTDEGDLVAGDLIANSFMGLIPGRPANPPFHDDPWQNLASLRQMLALDPTALHVGHGTALDPRRVRRWAEREHDRLTRLRAAGRLTRRAEEPS